A window of Paenibacillus phoenicis genomic DNA:
TTGCTAGTTTCTTAAGCAGCATAGGTTACCCCTCCGTCTTTCAACTGCGTGTTGTACCGCTACACACTCATACTATATTATCACCAAATTTAACTAAATTCAGGATTATTATTCACTTGTGATCGAGTTATGATCATGCTGTTGCTCTGCCTCCGCTTCTGTCCCCATGTAGATGCGGATCGTCGATCCTTTCTCTACCCGGGCCCCCGCTTTCGGAGCTTGGTTGATCACCACATTGCCGGTGCCGGATCTCGCCAGGTTGAAGTTCATGTTCAAATCCTCGTAGATTTCCTGGGTCGTGTGGCCGATCAGATCAGGTACCGTTACGATTGGCGTCTCTCCGTATTTATACTTCTTGTTGACCTGCTGCTCGCGAGGCGGAACCTTCATATATTCCAGTGCATCCTCCATGATGTTGCGTACGATCGGAGCGGCCACCACGCCGCCGAATTGAATGCCTTGCGGGTTATCCACCGCCGTGTATACGACGATTTGCGGGTCGTCTGCCGGAGCGAAGCCGATAAACGAAACGATATGTTCATTTTGCGAGTAACGCCCGTTCACAACCTTTTGCGCTGTCCCGGTTTTGCCGCCAACCCGATACCCGTCGATAAACGCGTTCCCGCCGGTTCCGTTAGCGACGACGCTTTCCAGCGCCATGCGGATCTGCTTGGAGGTCTCTTCCGAAATGACCTGCCGCACCAGCTGCGGCTTGTTCTCCGAAACCACCTCGCCCGTCTCCGGATTCGTCCACGCTTTGGCTACATAAGGTTTATACAGCTTGCCGCCGTTGATCGCCGCGGATACCGCCGTAATCTGCTGGATCGGAGTCACCGAAACGCCTTGACCAAACGAGGTCGTCGCCAGTTCCACCGGCCCTACTTGCGAGAGCTTAAACAGAATCCCGTTCTCTTCCCCGTTCAGGTCGATGCCGGTTTTGCTGCCGAAGCCGAAATTTTTGATGTATTGGAACAGCGTTTCTTTCCCCAGCCGTTGACCTAAGGCGACAAACCCGGGGTTGCAGGAGTTTTCTACGACCTGAAGGAACGTTTGGCTGCCGTGGCCGCCTTTCTTCCAGCAGCGCAGGGTTGCCCCGCCCACCTTGACGTAACCCGGATCAAAAAAACGCTCATTCAGCAAATCCACCTTTTTCTCTTCCAATGCCGCAGCCAATGTAATGATTTTGAAGGTGGAACCTGGTTCGTACGTCATCCAGATTGGTAAATTCCGGTTATACACTTCTGCATCATATTCTTGGTAGGCTCCCGGCTCATACCCCGGCCGGGCAGCCATGCCAAGGATTTCTCCCGTCTTCGGGTTCATCGCAATTGTCAGCGCTGAATCAGCCTGCAGCCGGTCCATCGCCTGATCCAACTCCCGCTCGATGATGCTCTGGATCGTCTTATCGATCGTCAGCGTCAGATTCAGGCCGTCCTTCGGCTCCACGTATTTCTCCGACGAACCTGGCATCAAGCGCCCGCCGGCATCGGACAAATAAGACACGCTTCCGTTCATGCCGCTGAGCAGGTTGTCGTATTTGCTTTCCACGCCGGTAAGGCCTTGGTTGTAGCCGCCGGTGAAGCCCAGGATATGTGCTGCCAATCCCCCGAAGGGGTAGTAGCGCTTATTGTCTTCGGCAACAACAATACCCGGAAGAGCCAAATCACGAATTTGCTGCGCTTTTTCCATCGTAATTTTGCGTCCGCCGGGTTGCAGCCTGACTATGGATTGTCTCTTGGTGATCGTCTTCAGTACCGATTCCTCGGTCATCCCAAGCAGCGGCGCCAGGCTCTTGGCCGTCTGCTCCGGATTTTTGATCTGCACCGGAATGGCCATCACCGTTGGCGTCGTAATATTATAAGCAAGCACCGTGCCGTTGCGGTCGCTGATTTCGCCGCGCTTCGCCGAATACGGGATGTTCCGGCGCCAGGAATCCTCCGCTTTGGCGGACAATTCAGCGCCTTTCCCGATTTGAACGTAGGCAAGACGCACGGCCAGCGCCGCAAACAGCAAACACAACACCATTAACAGCCAGAATAATCTTCGTCGTACAGTAAATCTGGATACTTTCACAGGTCGCCCCCCTTACCCATCCTGACATCATCATGATTGCACTCATCACATGACTATTCAGGACAACCAGGGGTTAGAACAAGCTATGGCGAGTCCGAGGTCTCCTTCTCTCCGGCATCGTTCCCTTGATCGCCGCTGGTTGAGGCATCCTCCACCTGCTCATCGTTGGACGAAGTTTCCTCCTTATCCGGCGGTTCCAGGGTAAGGATTACACGTCTGCCGCCGTTCTCGTTGACAACCTCCTGTGAGACGACGTAGCCTTCCCCATTCGCCGTAACCGGGATTTGAAGGACCGATAGTAACTCCAAGGCATCGCGCAGCGATTCGCCTTGCAGGTTTGGCACATTGATGTCCGATCCCTTCTCCGTAAGCAAGTAAACGAATTGCCCGGATTTGAGCGTCGTTCCCGCCTTCGGGAATTGGGAGATAATCGTATCCCCTTTCCCATATGTTGCATAGGAAATGCGACTTGCCGACAGTTTGTCCTTGGCTTGTTGAACTGGCAACCCGCCGACATCCGGAACTTTTGGTCCCGAAGCCGCTGTCTTCGAGGAGTTACCGGACGCGCTGCCTTCGATTTTTTTCGGAACTCCCATATACTGCAGCGTTTGATTTACGATCTGCTTAAACACCGGAGCGGCGGCGGCCCCCCCGCCCAGTTCCGAGTCCTTGGGTTCGTCGATCAAGACGATAACCGCGATCTTCGGATCATCCACCGGCGCATAGCCGATAAATGAAACGACCTGTTTCGTGTAATCATATTGGCCGTTAACTACCTTTACTGCAGTCCCCGTCTTACCGGCAACCCGATACCCTTCGATGTAGGCGTGACGTCCCGTCCCGATCTTTTGGTCCGAGACCACCTGCTCCAAATAAGTTCCAACTTCTTTCGCTTTGTCGGGAGAGATCACCTGCTGAAGCACTTTAGGTTTGGTTTCCACCGTCTCCCCGGTTTGCGGATCGGTGATGGACTTGACGATATGCGGCTCCATCAGCTTGCCGCCATTCGCGATGGCCGATACCGCCACAATTTGCTGCAACGGCGTCACAAGCAGCTTCCCGTGGCCGTATGACATCGCCGCAAAGTCAGCCTGCTGCACCGGATCCACGATCCCTTTGGATTCCCCCGGCAGCTCGATGCCCGTTTTTTTCCCGAATCCGAATTGATCGACGTACGTCTTCAGACGTTCCGGACCCAGCATCTCGTAACCCAGCTTGACGAAAGCGACGTTACTGGAGCGTTTCACGCCTTCCAGATACGTGATCTCGCCCCAGCCGGAACGCTTCAAGTCGTGAATCGTTTGCCCCGGCACCCGGATGCTGCCGGATTTGTATGTAGCATTTGGATTAAATAAGCCTTCCTGTACCGCCCCGGCCAAGGTCACGATTTTAAATGTGGAACCTGGCTCGTAAACGGATTTGATCGCGTGGTTATAGAAATTTTTCTGATCGACATCCGCCCAATATTCATTGGGGTTATAGGTCGGCATATTCGCCATGCCAAGGATTTCCATCGTCTTCGGATCGGCCGCAATCACCGTCATACTGATCGGCTGCAGCTGATCGTACGCTTCCTTCATCGCCTGCTCGATGTAGTACTGGATCGTGTAGTCAATCGTCAGCTTCAGGTTGTCTCCGTTCTTCGGCGGGTTATAAATTTCGCTGGCTTTCGGAATCTCAATTCCCCGGCCGTCCCGCTTGTACTCGAGTGAACCGTCAACGCCCTTGAGCTGCTCATCGAAGTAGGCTTCAATACCGGATACGGCTTTGCCTTCGCGGTCGATGTATCCCAAGACGTGGGAAGCCAAGCTTTGATTCGGATAATACCGCTTCTGATCCTTGATCAAGTAAATGCCGACGTCCTGCAGTTTGCTATGCTTTTCCTTCAGCTCGTCGATCAATGCCTGCACCTGATTCTTCAGGTCTTGATCAATCTTCCAGCCCTCGTTCCGGACCTCGCGTTGCGTATAGTACTCGCCGGACTCTTTTTTGGCATTGACGATTTTCCGGAGTTCACTTTCATCTTTACCGAGGACCTTGCCAAGCCCTTCAACTACCTCGTCCTGAAGGCCGTACTTGTTAATCAGTTCGGGATTGACGGCCACCGTGTAAGCCGGAGCATCCACCGCCAGGACGTCGCCGTTCCGGTCCGTGATCGTCCCCCTCGTTGCGGGCAGCAACTTTTTGGTCGACCACAGCTCCTCCGCATGCGCCTGCCAAAAGTCCGCTTGCACGACCTGCAGCCAAAACGCTCTACCGATCAATACAGCAAAAAAGAGGGTAATACATCCCCCTATCAGCAGTGTTCGAAGCTTTATTCGCTTGATCATGGCAAAACCTCTTTAGACATTATTTCTTGGCCGTTTCAACGCCATCTGCCGGTACATTCACATGAAAACCTTCTACCTCCGGCTGAACATAACCGAGCTCCTTCGCCTTCTCCGGAATTTGCTCCTCCAGCTTTTCCTTTTGGATGCTTAGTTCCTTCACTTCCGCGTTGATCGCTTGAATGTCCGTATTCAAATTAAACATTTGGCGCTTAATGTTGTAAAGTGACACATTTTGCCATAACAACCCGCCCATCACGGCCACGCAAAAAATAACCGTCATCATATACAGCAACTTCTCACGAACCGGCAACGGCGAACGGCGGGTTACCACCTTCGTTGTTTCCCGATAACGCTGCGGTTGATAGCTGCGTTCCGCTTGCTTCTCCTTGACTGCCAGATTCCCACGCGTATAAGCCATTTACGATACCTCCACACCGGTTTGCAATTTCTCCGCCACGCGTAATTTCGCGGAACGGGCCCTCGGATTGTCAGCCAACTCCTGCTCCGACGGAACGATTGGTTTCCGGTTGATTAATTTAAGTGATCCTTTGCCGCCGCACACGCACATCGGAAAATCGGGCGGGCAAGTACATTTCTCCACATAGCTGGCAAAGATTTGCTTACAGATTCGGTCCTCCAACGAGTGGAAGGTGATGACCGAAACCCGTCCTTCCGGCGCCAAACAACGGATGGCCGCATGCAGCCCTTCTTCGAATGCGCCCAGCTCATCGTTAACCGCGATGCGCAATGCCTGAAAGCTGCGCTTCGCTGGGTGGCCCCCCGTACGCCTTGCAGCCGCCGGGATGCCCTCCTTGATCAGCTCGACGAGCTGCCCCGTCGTTTCGATCGGCTCCTGTGCTCGCCGGTCTGCAATGACCTTGGCGATCCGCCTGGAAAATTTCTCCTCGCCGTATTGGAACAAAATACGAGCAATTTCGCGTTCCGGCCACGTATTTACGATCTCCCGAGCCGTCAATGCGGCCGATTGATCCATCCGCATATCGAGCGGCGCGTCCGCGTTATAGCTAAACCCCCGCTCCCCTTCGTCAAACTGAGGGGAGGAAACACCGAGGTCGAACAATACGCCGTCCACCTGGGGAACCCCGTTTAGCTGCGGCACCCCTTCGATCTCCCGCAGTTTTTGCTCGATGTAGCGGAAATTGCTTTTTACCAAAGTTAACTTGTCCGCATAGGCTGCGAGCCGCTCCTTGGCATTGTCCAGCGCCCAGTCGTCCTGGTCGAAAGCGATCAGCCTTCCCCCTGGACCTAGCTTGGATAAGATGACGGAGCTGTGGCCGCCGCCTCCCAGCGTACAATCCACATAAATGCCGTCCGGCTTGATGCGCAGCCCTTCTGTCGCTTCTTCTTTGAGTACCGTGATGTGATGGAACAAGACTTACGCCCCCAAACCTGAATTCATTTGACTAGCTTAAAGAATAACTCCTTCTAAAGATCGAAGTTGAAATCCACCAGCTTCTCAGCAATTTCGTTAAACGTATCTTCCGACTGCTGGAAGTATTGCTCCCACGTGTCTTTGCTCCAAATTTCCACGCGATTCGACACGCCTAAAACAACGCAATCCTTCTCCAGCTTGGCATACTGCCGTAAATTACTTGGCAAGTTTACCCTTCCCTGTTTATCCCATTCACATTCGGTTGCACCCGAGAAAAAGAAGCGGGTAAACGCACGGGCGTCGGATTTCATCAGTGGCAAAGCCTTCAGCTTCTGTTCCAGCACTTCCCATTCCTGCATCGGATAAACGAAAAGACACTGGTCCAAGCCGCGGGTAACCACGAAAGAGCTGCCGAGGAGTTCACGAAACTTAGCCGGAATAATAATCCGGCCTTTATCGTCAATGCTATGTTGGAACTCCCCCATAAACATTGGTGACTCACTCCTTACCTCTTTCCCCCACTTTGCACCACTTTACACCACTGTGATATGTAACTATTCCACACTGAACGAGAAAATCCTTCTCTGGTTCAAAATTTTTTTGACAGGCGGTTGGTGGGAAGGAGGTATTACTTTAGGGCTGCAACCGCGGTTGACGCTTCGTTCGGCGCTAAATAAGCAGCAAAAAGGACTATCCCGGCAGATTTGATCTGCCTCAGATAGTCCTTTATTGGTGTGTTAACAGTAAAAAGTACCTTTATTTTATTGAACAATCCGCAGTTTCAGCGAATTAACAGGATTTTGTACCGTTATTTTCGGTGAAATCACCCGACTTCGCCCAATCCGGCAAAATTAGCGGTAGGATTTACCGTTAATCATCGTCTAGCGGCGGATAAGTAACAATTAGCGGTACGATTTACCGTTAATTATCGTCTCCCGGCGAACACGCATCAATTTACAGCGGCCGTAGCGTTTCACCGTAACGCCTGTCCACCGGCGATCGAGCTGTAATCACCGCTGCGACGAATTAATGCTCCTGCCAGCTATCCAGGTAAGCGCGTTGCTCAGCGGACAGCGTATCGATGTTCACGCCGAGGCTTTCCAGTTTGAAGCGGGCCACTTGCTCGTCCAGCTCATAAGGGACGTTAACAACCGTTTTCCCGATTTCCTTATAACGGTCATTCACGTATTTCAAGGACAACGCCTGCAGCGCAAACGTCATGTCCATGATTTCGGCCGGATGTCCGTCGCCGGCGGCCAAGTTCACCAGACGGCCTTCGGCGAGCAGGTACATTTTGCGTCCGTCCTTCAACTGATATTCCTCAATGTTCTTGCGCACGGTGCGAACCGAAACCGAACGCTCCGCAAGCTCAGGCTTGTTGACTTCCACGTCGAAGTGGCCGGCATTGGACAGAATCGCGCCGTCCTTCATCACATCATAATGCTCGCCGCGAATCACGTCGCGGTTGCCGGTCACAGTGACGAAGAAATCGCCGATCTTCGCCGCTTCCAGCATCGGCATCACTTGGAAGCCGTCCATCACGGCTTCCACCGCTTTGATCGCGTCAACTTCGGTAACAACGACGTTAGCGCCAAGGCCTTTGGCCCGCATCGCCACGCCTTTGCCGCACCAGCCGTAGCCGACAACCACGACGGTTTTCCCAGCAACGACCAGATTCGTCGTCCGGTTAATTCCGTCCCACACCGATTGGCCGGTGCCGTAGCGGTTGTCGAACAAGTATTTGCAATAAGCATCATTTACTGCAACCATTGGGAATTTCAGCTGGCCTTCCTTGTCCATCGCTTTCAGGCGCAAAATCCCGGTGGTCGTCTCTTCAGCGCCGCCCCGCACATTCTCCAGCAAATCCTGACGTTCCGAGTGCAAGATCGTAACCAAATCACCGCCATCGTCGATGATCAGATCCGGCTTCGTCTCCAGCGCTTTAATTAACAACGCCTTATATTCTTCCGGTTCAGGATTATATTTGGCATAAACGGTGATGCCATCTTCAACGAGTGCAGCACAAACATCGTCCTGCGTCGACAGCGGATTGCTGCCGGTAATCGTCACTTCCGCCCCACCGGCTTGGATAACTTTAGCCAAGTAGGCCGTTTTGGCTTCCAAATGAAGCGAGATGGTCACTTTCAGTCCTTTAAAAGGCTGCTCCGCCTCAAATTGCTTCCGAATCCGGTTCAGCACCGGCATGTGGGCTTCCACCCAATCGATCTTCAAATGCCCCTCCGGCGCAAGCTTCAAGTCGGTAATGATGCTGTTCTGAATCGCTAACGAACTCATAAATGTCTCCTCCTATAAATAGATGATTCGATGTTTGCCAGTTAACTCATAAGGGATATTCATCAGGCCTTCGATCCAATCCGTCCCATATCGATTTAATGCATCAAAGAGATTGTAAACTCTCTCCTGCGGCTTGCTTAGAGGGAATAGCGAGAGTTGAATCCGGTCGAAATGGCGTAAGCCGGTCTCATGAATTTTCTCCAACGCATCCTTCGCCTTGCCGCGCAAATACTCGATTTGGCCGATGATCTTGTCTCGGTTCACCGCCCCGAGTCTGGACAAATCGCTTTGAACTCCTGCCAGCTCCTCAATGAGCGGATTGTATAGCTCTCCAAACGCAGCGATGACCTCATCAAACCGCTTGTCGACCGGCATCCGCTCCTGCGCCGCAAGCCAAGCTCCACGTCTGCGGCGGAAGCCTTCGGCATCCTTCACATCATCCCAGCTGAGCTGATATTTCTGCATATACTTTTGCACGGTTCGATCTACCACCGTAAAAGCTTCCCGTGCCAGCAGCAGTGGCATTTTCAGCCCAAGCTTATGAAACGCCTTGCGCGTCAGCCCCCAGTAAGCAATTTCGCCGGGGCCGAGAACCGAGCCAAGGACGGGAAGCAAACTGTCCTGCATCAAGGGGCGAGTTAACACATTATTGCTGAACCGCTCCGGATGCTCCCGCAGCTCGGCGAGCAGCTCGTCAGCCGTAAAGGAGACTTTGCCCTTGCGGTCTTCGAAGCGCCCTTCCTGTTTAAACAACAGCAGCCGTTCATGTTCATTAATATAGAACAAATTCGCTCCATTTTCGGCCACTTCAGCCGAAGGTTCAAATCCCAAGCCCGCCAAATCCCGTACCGTTTCGTGGTAAGCCGATTCCAGCTCATCATTGTGGCGAATCATTTGCTCAAACACCGGTACTTCCAGCCGGCGCAACTCAGGATCTGACGAGTCCAGCAGCACCAGTCCGTATTTTCCAAACAAAGCTCCCATCAGCTTGGCAAAAGCTGCCGTCAAGTTATCCGCATCCGCTGACGAGCTTCGTGCCAAGTCCAGGAGCGCCGCCTTATGCTCGCTGTCGGGCAACAGCTGCTCCAGCTCTGAAATGGCCTTGTCCCACGCCTCGGACGTCACCTTCGTGAAGCTGACCGGCAGCCGGTCCATGCTGCCGCGGTGCATGCGAATCCGACGCACCTGTAAATCCGGCGCCAACACATAGGTGTGATTGACCTCATCCCAGTCGTGATCCTCGCCGGCAATCCAGAACACCGGCACCACCGGACGATTTAACCGGGCCGAAGCGGCCTTCGCCGCTTTGAGGATGGTCACGGCTTTATAGATCACGAGCAGCGGCCCGGTGAATAACCCGCTTTGCTGCCCGCCGACAATCACCGCCGTCCCCGGCTGCTCGAGTTGATCGATCGCCTGTTCAACGGCCGGGGACGGGTTATATTGTCTGTTATATTCACGAAGTCGGGCAGCGACTGCCTTCCGACTTATGCGCGTATGCTCTGATTGATCAAGCCATGCGACTCGTTCAGCCCAGCTGTTGGCCTCCGCCGGGTCGCTCTCATACAATTGCTGAACCGTAGCAAACTGATTGACGTATACTTCAGCCAGCGGCCCCACAAATGAAAGTTGCTCTTGAACGACATTCATCAGTTTGCGTCCTCCTGTCTGCATCAAAACCTTCCTTGATTGTAACGGATGTCCTACCGCTCCGTCAAAGAAATCCTTACTTTTGCTAAACCTCTAACTTTCCGTAATGATCAGGCGCAAAAAAAAACTCCCGCAACCGTCATGAACGGCTGCGGGAGTTCGCAGAATCGATCAACCTTTTTTCGGCATGGAGACGAAATGTCCTTTAGACACTTCAACCAGCTCGGAGTTCTCCAAGTCGTACAAACCTCCGCTGGCAACCCCTTCTTTGCCGATTGGACCGCTGGTGGTATCCTCCAGAACAATCCGTTTCTTGTTAGCTTCAATTTCCGGATCCGGGATCGGAATCGCGGACAGGAGCGTTTTTGTATAAGGGTGCATCGGGTTGGCATACAACTCTTCGCTGTCTGCCAGCTCCACGATCCGGCCCAGATACATCACGGCCACACGGTCACTGATATGCTTCACCATGGACAAGTCGTGCGCGATAAACAGATACGTTAATCCGAGACGGTCCTGAAGATCCTCAAGCAGGTTGACAACCTGTGCCTGAATGGATACGTCCAGCGCCGAAATCGGTTCGTCACAGATGATGAACTTCGGATTCACCGCCAGCGCACGGGCAATCCCGATCCGTTGGCGCTGACCGCCGGAGAATTCGTGCGGATAACGGGTTGCATGGTCCGGGTTCAAACCAACCATATCCAGCAATTCTTCAACCCGTTTCTTGCGTTCTGCTTTAGATCCGGCCAAACCGTGAATATCCAGCGCTTCCCCGATGATATCCGTAACGGTAAACCGCGGATTCAGCGATGCATACGGATCCTGGAAGATCATCTGCATGTCGCGGCGCATCGCTTTCATTTTCTTCGGCGGCAATTTGCTGATGTCCACGCCGTTGAAGCGAACGCTGCCAGCCGTCGGCTCGTACAAACGAAGAATCGTACGGCCCGCGGTCGATTTACCGCAGCCCGATTCGCCAACGAGGCCAAGCGTTTCGCCTTCGGCAATCGAGAAGCTGATGTCGTTGACCGCCTTCAGTACGTTACCGCCGCCAACGTTAAAGTATTTTTTCAAGCCTTCAACTTCAATTAGAGTTTTGCCTTTGCTCATGACGACTGTACCTCCTTGGCCATCGGATGAAGATCCCAGCAGCGGGCTGTATGCGTTTCGCTAAATACAGTCGCGCCTGGGTCGATGCGTTCGCAAATCTTCATCGCTTGGTCGCAACGAGCGGCGAATGGGCAACCAATCGGCGGCTTGATCAAATCCGGCGGTGTACCGATAATCGGAATCAGCGGTTCGCCCTTCTTCTGATCCAAACGCGGCATCGAACGCAGCAAACCTTTGGTGTATGGATGCTGCGGGTTTTTGAAGATCTCCCACTTCGTTCCGGTCTCCACCACTTCACCGGCATACATGACGATGACGCGATCACACATGCCGGCTACGACGCCAAGGTCATGGGTGATCAAAATGATGGAGGTGCCCAGCCGGGATTGCATCTCTTTCATGACGTCCATGATTTGAGCCTGAATCGTCACGTCGAGCGCCGTTGTTGGTTCGTCAGCGATCAACAGCGCAGGCCGGCAGGCAAGTGCGATGGCGATCATGGCGCGTTGCCGCATCCCCCCGGAGAATTCGTGTGGATATTGGTTAAAGCGGGCTTCTGCATTTTTGATGCCTACAAGCTTAAGCATCTCGATAGCCTGTTTCTTCGCTTCGCCCGCTGACATTTTCTGATGTTTGATTAATACTTCAGTGATTTGTCGGCCTACTTTGATCGTAGGATTCAAGGAGGTCATCGGGTCCTGAAATATCATGCCAATATCTTTCCCGCGGATCGATTCCATTTGCTTGTCGCTTTTCTTCAAAAGGTCTTGCCCTTGGAAAATAATTTCACCTTGCTTAATGATGGAAGGAGGAGACGGAATCAGGCGCATAATCGTTTGGGCCGTGACGCTCTTGCCGCTGCCGGATTCGCCGACGATCGCAACCGTTTCACCTTTCCCCACTTCAAAGTTCATGCCGCGGACGGCCTTCACTTCTCCACCTTTGACTTGGAAGGAAACATGCAAATCTTTAACTTGTAAAATCGGCTCCATCATTCCACCTCCTACTTCTTCAGTTTAGGGTCAAGCGCATCGCGAAGACCGTCACCAAAAATATTAAACGCCAGCATGATGATACTGATCAAAATGGCTGGGAACAGCATCCGCCACGGGTAATACAACCAGCCGGTCAAGGCATCATTGATCATCGAACCGAGCGAAGCAACCGGAGCTTGAACGCCCAAGCCAAGGAAGCTAAGGAACGCTTCGGCGAAAATCGCGTTAGGTACAGACAATGTCACCGTAACGATGATAGGTCCAACCGCATTTGGCAACAGGTGGCGGAACAACAAGCGTCCGTGGCCTGCGCCCATCGAACGGGAAGCCAACACGTATTCGCGGTTCTTCAACTGCATAATTTCACCGCGGACAATCCACGACATGTTAATCCAGCCGGTAATTGTTAAAGCAAGGATAATCGTTCCCAAGCTCGGCTCCATCACGACCAGCAACAGAATCGTAACGAGCAGATAAGGGATGGAGTACAAAATCTCTGAAAACTTACTCATAATTTCATCGACGCGGCCGCCAAAGTAACCCATGATTCCGCCGTAAATGACGCCAATCAAAAGGTCGATACACGCTGCCGCCAGACCAACGATC
This region includes:
- a CDS encoding ABC transporter permease yields the protein MDTNPIKVMPTPVDLTADDFRKIGADEKEAEVIQRESISAWRDAWQRLRSNKLAMTALIFLALVTLAAIIAPVIVGKIYGYNYYSNDLLNTNKAPSATHWFGTDDLGRDMFIRTWMGARISLIVGLAAACIDLLIGVIYGGIMGYFGGRVDEIMSKFSEILYSIPYLLVTILLLVVMEPSLGTIILALTITGWINMSWIVRGEIMQLKNREYVLASRSMGAGHGRLLFRHLLPNAVGPIIVTVTLSVPNAIFAEAFLSFLGLGVQAPVASLGSMINDALTGWLYYPWRMLFPAILISIIMLAFNIFGDGLRDALDPKLKK
- a CDS encoding ABC transporter ATP-binding protein, with the protein product MSKGKTLIEVEGLKKYFNVGGGNVLKAVNDISFSIAEGETLGLVGESGCGKSTAGRTILRLYEPTAGSVRFNGVDISKLPPKKMKAMRRDMQMIFQDPYASLNPRFTVTDIIGEALDIHGLAGSKAERKKRVEELLDMVGLNPDHATRYPHEFSGGQRQRIGIARALAVNPKFIICDEPISALDVSIQAQVVNLLEDLQDRLGLTYLFIAHDLSMVKHISDRVAVMYLGRIVELADSEELYANPMHPYTKTLLSAIPIPDPEIEANKKRIVLEDTTSGPIGKEGVASGGLYDLENSELVEVSKGHFVSMPKKG
- a CDS encoding ABC transporter ATP-binding protein; protein product: MEPILQVKDLHVSFQVKGGEVKAVRGMNFEVGKGETVAIVGESGSGKSVTAQTIMRLIPSPPSIIKQGEIIFQGQDLLKKSDKQMESIRGKDIGMIFQDPMTSLNPTIKVGRQITEVLIKHQKMSAGEAKKQAIEMLKLVGIKNAEARFNQYPHEFSGGMRQRAMIAIALACRPALLIADEPTTALDVTIQAQIMDVMKEMQSRLGTSIILITHDLGVVAGMCDRVIVMYAGEVVETGTKWEIFKNPQHPYTKGLLRSMPRLDQKKGEPLIPIIGTPPDLIKPPIGCPFAARCDQAMKICERIDPGATVFSETHTARCWDLHPMAKEVQSS